In the genome of Notamacropus eugenii isolate mMacEug1 chromosome 5, mMacEug1.pri_v2, whole genome shotgun sequence, one region contains:
- the LOC140507568 gene encoding olfactory receptor 52B2-like, with the protein MSAVVDNTNHTFHPTVFILKAIPGLEKIQFWNSMPFCIMYMMSLGGNSLLIILIWMEQSLHEPMYLFLAMLAMSDILLSNIIMPKMLALFWFQAGSISFQACITQMFFVIFIFITESTVLLAMAFDRYVAICFPLRYTVILTPSVIGKIAGFSVVRGLVMTSPFVFLVERLPFCGNNIIFDTYCEMSKISKLACADITANSIYTLVVSFLSTGLDVLLVSISYVFILQAVFRLPSRDAQLKALGTCSSHVCVILMFYLPAYLTVTVSHFDYGVLLSNLYVVVPPALNPIIYGVRTKQIRGFVTSRLSWLGL; encoded by the coding sequence ATGTCTGCTGTCGTGGATAACACCAATCACACTTTCCACCCAACTGTTTTCATTTTGAAGGCTATCCCAGGTCTGGAGAAAATACAATTTTGGAACTCCATGCCCTTCTGCATCATGTACATGATGTCACTTGGGGGCAACTCCTTGCTAATCATACTTATCTGGATGGAACAGAGTCTCCATGAACCCATGTATCTCTTCCTGGCCATGTTGGCTATGTCAGATATCTTGCTGTCCAACATCATCATGCCCAAGATGCTGGCTCTTTTCTGGTTCCAGGCTGGGTCTATTTCTTTCCAGGCCTGCATCACCCAGatgttttttgtcattttcatcttcatcacAGAGTCAACGGTTCTTCTGGCCATGGCATTTGACCGCTATGTGGCCATTTGCTTTCCATTGAGATATACCGTGATCCTGACCCCCTCTGTGATTGGGAAAATAGCAGGATTTTCTGTGGTCAGGGGCCTGGTCATGACTTCACCTTTTGTCTTTCTAGTTGAGCGACTGCCATTCTGTGGAAACAACATCATTTTTGATACATATTGTGAAATGAGTAAGATTTCCAAGCTGGCCTGTGCAGATATAACTGCCAATAGCATTTATACTCTGGTGGTATCATTCTTGTCCACAGGATTAGATGTCTTACTCGTTTCCATCTCCTATGTATTTATTCTTCAAGCTGTCTTCCGACTCCCATCCCGTGATGCCCAGTTGAAGGCTCTGGGCACTTGTAGTTCACATGTGTGTGTCATCCTAATGTTCTACCTACCAGCCTACCTGACGGTGACAGTTAGTCATTTCGATTATGGAGTCCTACTGTCCAATCTCTATGTGGTTGTGCCCCCTGCATTGAACCCCATCATATATGGTGTCAGGACCAAGCAGATCCGAGGTTTTGTCACATCAAGGCTCTCCTGGTTGGGCCTTTAG